Proteins from one Gossypium raimondii isolate GPD5lz chromosome 8, ASM2569854v1, whole genome shotgun sequence genomic window:
- the LOC105790776 gene encoding uncharacterized protein LOC105790776: MKSICFSFAIAAEAIPNSNHLHRPLTPPYPPSILTPNFPLKRTQTSLLPLRSQSSSEPPANQRGQDPENLVEDLRIPDHWLLPSKALEESEWLRVTLHKWLDDEYCPEETNVEISNVAARSYYHSLLHKQTDVGEILLKMARELESISYQESFHGPFSSANAAVSLIIQRIEQL, encoded by the exons ATGAAATCCATATGTTTTTCCTTTGCAATCGCTGCAGAAGCCATCCCAAATTCCAATCATCTTCATCGTCCACTAACTCCTCCTTACCCCCCGTCAATTCTAACCCCTAATTTTCCTCTCAAAAGAACCCAAACTTCTCTCCTCCCTCTAAGATCTCAATCTTCTTCAGAGCCACCAGCGAATCAACGAGGACAAGACCCAGAAAACCTAGTTGAAGACCTGAGAATCCCGGACCACTGGTTACTCCCTTCAAAGGCCTTGGAG GAATCCGAATGGCTCAGAGTTACCCTGCACAAGTGGTTAGATGATGAATACTGCCCAGAGGAAACAAATGTGGAGATCAGCAATGTGGCTGCCCGCTCCTATTATCACTCTTTGTTACACAAACAAACCGACGTGGGTGAGATTCTTTTGAAGATGGCTAGGGAACTAGAATCCATTTCTTATCAGGAAAGCTTTCATGGGCCATTCTCTTCAGCAAATGCTGCTGTTAGCTTAATCATCCAACGAATAGAGCAGCTGTAG
- the LOC105790774 gene encoding auxin response factor 24, which translates to MDGEGHGSKAKFPFHSTRGENNDLYTKLWHACAGPSVYVPRSGDKVLYFPQGHMEQVEAYMSEDGTMEMPIYNLPWKILCRVLHVELKVEPDTDEIFAEIILLPEAEQDEQRMEHRYYRASPRENYSRYFSKKLTPSDIKTHGGFSIPKRHANDGCLPLLDMSQEIPQQELLATDLHGHPWYFRHVFRGYPKRNLLTTGWSTFVTSKKLAAGDSFIFLRGENGEFGVGVRRSMTKLLNSPSPSIISAHSVRHGILASAFHAFATRSIFNVYYRPWARSSQFITPLDQYIKAVQFDYCFGTRCRMRVEGGESGEQRSLGTIIGTEDLDPIRWQNSKWRCVKVKWDPAASSVLLPERVCPWSIDLTEFTKKKKASTLHHQKRARPNNASSPEFSNLLMDGMLHGTAKNQSQSSSGVLQGQEDSDTCVNQSSVLQQSLPHLLPQDPGCASMQQQMHKQLEIQIPTCDPFYQCSSNTAHFSGRKVPGLCNGLSTISSNRVHDDARATKNGTSLSRPNGSHRCMVFGVNLFNGSPELPSPQVLTSSEVQCSTPLTSQSSVSIASKGISSKQCNNCCSVGDRTCTKVLKYGTNLGRSVDLYRFNGYKGLILELDHMFDFNGKLIDGSSGWHITYTNEDGDMMLIGDPYPWQKFQHEVRRMVIRPKEEINRLNPSSPSSASY; encoded by the exons ATGGATGGTGAAGGGCATGGTTCCAAAGCTAAGTTCCCTTTTCACTCCACTAGAG GAGAAAACAATGATCTCTATACTAAACTATGGCATGCATGCGCGGGTCCTTCTGTTTATGTTCCTCGCTCTGGAGATAAAGTCTTGTACTTCCCTCAAGGTCATATGGAACAG GTTGAGGCATACATGAGTGAAGATGGCACTATGGAAATGCCCATCTACAATTTACCTTGGAAGATCCTTTGCAGGGTTTTGCATGTTGAGCTTAAG GTTGAACCTGACACAGATGAGATCTTTGCAGAAATTATTTTGCTTCCAGAGGCTGAG CAAGATGAGCAAAGAATGGAGCATAGATATTATCGAGCGTCGCCTCGGGAAAATTATTCTCGTTACTTTAGTAAGAAGCTAACTCCATCGGATATAAAGACACACGGTGGATTCTCTATCCCAAAGCGGCATGCCAATGATGGGTGTCTTCCGCTCTTG GACATGTCTCAGGAAATCCCCCAGCAGGAACTGCTCGCAACTGACTTGCATGGTCATCCATGGTACTTTCGACATGTTTTTCGTG GCTATCCAAAAAGAAATTTGCTTACCACCGGTTGGAGTACCTTTGTCACCTCGAAGAAGCTTGCTGCTGGGGATTCATTTATCTTTCTAAG AGGGGAAAATGGAGAGTTCGGTGTTGGAGTTCGCCGATCAATGACAAAGCTACTGAACAGTCCATCTCCATCGATCATATCCGCTCACAGTGTGCGACATGGAATACTTGCCAGTGCTTTCCATGCCTTTGCAACCAGAAGCATCTTTAACGTCTACTACCGTCCTTG GGCAAGGTCTTCTCAATTTATCACTCCACTTGATCAGTATATAAAGGCGGTTCAATTTGACTACTGCTTCGGGACAAGATGTAGAATGCGAGTTGAAGGTGGAGAATCTGGGGAACAGAG ATCCCTTGGCACTATCATTGGCACTGAAGATCTCGATCCTATTAGATGGCAGAATTCCAAATGGAGATGTGTGAAG GTGAAATGGGATCCCGCAGCAAGTTCGGTTTTGCTTCCCGAAAGAGTTTGTCCTTGGAGCATCGATCTCACGGAATTCaccaagaaaaagaaagcttCCACTCTGCATCATCAGAAGAGGGCTCGCCCCAACAACGCATCATCCCCTGAGTTTTCTAACTTGCTTATGGATG GCATGTTGCATGGTACAGCTAAAAATCAATCTCAAAGTAGTTCAGGGGTCTTGCAAGGTCAAGAAGACAGTGACACATGCGTGAATCAATCCAGTGTACTGCAACAATCATTACCGCATCTTCTCCCGCAAGATCCTGGCTGTGCCTCAATGCAACAGCAGATGCATAAGCAACTAGAAATTCAGATTCCGACCTGTGACCCATTTTATCAATGTTCCAGCAACACAGCACACTTTTCTGGTAGGAAAGTACCAGGTTTGTGTAATGGGCTCTCAACAATCTCCTCTAACAGAGTTCATGATGATGCTCGTGCTACCAAAAACGGAACTTCTTTGTCCAGACCAAATGGCAGTCACAGATGCATGGTTTTCggagtaaatttatttaatggCTCACCTGAGCTCCCTTCACCACAAGTTCTCACTTCTAGTGAGGTTCAATGCTCGACTCCTCTCACTTCTCAGTCGAGTGTTTCCATTGCTTCCAAGGGTATATCTAGCAAGCAATGCAACAACTGTTGCTCCGTCGGCGATCGAACTTGCACCAAA GTGCTCAAGTATGGAACTAATCTTGGAAGATCTGTTGATCTCTATCGATTCAACGGATACAAAGGCCTCATCCTTGAGCTTGATCATATGTTTGATTTCAATGGAAAGTTGATCGATGGAAGCAGCGGCTGGCACATAACCTATACCAATGAAGATGGGGATATGATGCTGATTGGAGATCCTTATCCATGGCA GAAATTTCAGCATGAAGTCCGAAGGATGGTTATCCGCCCAAAGGAAGAAATCAACAGGCTGAATCCGAGCTCACCGAGTTCAGCATCTTACTGA